CATCGACAAATTTGTACAGGAAATTTAATCGAAAAGGGAAATTGTCCGAGGCATAGCAAGGAGTCGCCCATGTTTGCCAGTCAGTGTGAATGAGATGAGGTTGGGGAAGTCATTAAAATCAaaccaactatccatccatccatccattgtcagcTTAGCACACcagctcacaagggtcacaggtgtgctggagcctataccagctatcttcaggcaggaggcagggtagaccctgaactggttgccagccaatcgcagggcacatggcaactgacaaccattcacactcataatcgcacctatggacaatttagagtgtccggagaaaacacacacaggcacagggagaacatgcaaactctacacaggtggagccgggatttgaacgccggtcctcagaactgggagccggacactctaaccagtttttcaaccgtgccgcctcaaaccaactagacccccccccccaaaaaaaaaagtgggattgATAATGACTAAATATCTTGAAATTATATAGAAACTAGATGCTAACATACTGTTTGGATTACTAGTATTCTAAAACTGCGTTCAAAGTGCTGTTCTACTTGAGATGTGTCCAAAAACACACTGATCATAGTAATTGatctgtgatttatttttttatttttattttttttaaaggaacaaAGGCATCTTGCATGTGTAAATATGCCTGCCCTGTGGGTGACACTGACTGCTGTTTGCAGATGATGATTGGAATAGCCTCACCTTGTTACCCCTAAAACGTTTATTTCTCCACTTGGGAGGGAAGGAGTGACGGGGTCAGATAAGGGTGGGACAAATAGGGAAGCTTGGGGAGGGCTGGATTGGAATACGCGCTACATATATAGCGCTTGAACGGCATCTTTTCAGCAAAGCTGTGAAATTACTGACAGGTAAGGTCTGAAGCTTCTGGTGGCACCTTCAAACAAGTTCAAGAGTTAAGGCTAAGGTAAGGATTatatttgtacaatattttactcatttattttgaaatgttaaagtACTAAGCATAGAGTAAGCAAATCGTTATAGCACAAcagccatgtttttggaaaacaagCTAAAATGTCTAATTCAATGCAGTTAAGATGAGTCCCGTTGCCTCGATTCAACCATAGTGGATTACTGCCATGGATGTCTGAGAATCTGCAAAGGCacaaagaaaacagtttttagGAAGCACaatggtgtgtgttttttaaattgatattaCAACACTACGCCTTTGGCTCTTGTGCCTCATAATGAGGTGTGTGGCATTCAATTAGACTTATATTTAACAGTACCTGGTTCCTACTTTGCATCAAATATAAAATCACAATTGTCAGTTTTAACATTGCCGAACCTCCAATCCCAAACTGTGAATTAGTCCTGTACACATTCATGACTAAATAAAGAGGGTGGCAGACATTCCTCACATCCATCTTTGCTTTTaggtaaataaaaatgagtttatGTGGGATGGCTTTACTGCTTGGACTGCTTCTATGTATTGAAGCTCCACAGTCCAACGGCCAGCACTGGTCTCACGGTTGGTATCCTGGAGGCAAGCGGGATCTGGACTCTTTTGGCGCATCAGAGGTCAGGCACAGTGCTAGTGTGTCTGACTTGTCTATATTGCATTGATTTTGAATGTAACCTACTGTCACTCCCCTCTACCGTCCCACAGATTTCAGAGGAGATTAAATTATGTGAGGGAGGAGAATGCAGTTATTTGAGACCACAGAGGAGGAGTACACTCAAGGCCATTCTTGTAAGTGGAAAAAGTCAATTTCCTGGATCAAAtacaaatcatttcatttagGACATGGAGATATGCATCAGGGCATCAGTGCTTTTCATTATAAATATCATTTGCTGAGATTcaccaaatgtctttttttgcaGTTGGATATCTTAACCAGAGAGCTCCAGAAGACAAAGTAACAGATTTTCCACGTATAGCAGCCTGATTCTTCTTCTCTTCAGAGTGattattttgtcttctttagTTGATGCAATGTGGGATGTTCTCTTCATCAGAAAGATTTGTGGTATTCAGTGGTCAGTTAGTATTTGCTCAAAAGATGCCCCgaaataaaaagattttgatattatttttttcacttcatttttgtcGACAAAGTTGCTGCCTGACATGGggtgtgatttcttttttcttttttttgtgtaatctAGCTGTAATGTAATTTTGCGAATGAGAAGAATTTCTGCATTCAGTGGTCATAAAATGTGATCTCTTTTGACTACTTAGACATTCATAGGGTGGCTCTCTAACAATTTCATTTGACAAAATTCCTTGGCTTTGTCATCCAAGTGTCCAGGAAAAGGCCCTTTTGACaggtacttctgtttgacccacttTTGTGTCAGCTTTGTCCATAtttcctttcctctgattggttgcctctgtgTAAAAGACCCACTTGCGAGAGAGAGTATGCATGTTTCTTGTTTTGCCAGCACTGGCTCCCATATGTCCCAATTAATTCAGAGCAATAAACACAGTCTTCTTAAACCagttccataaaaatattttttcccctgatTTTTATTGACCACAACATGAAATTTACACTGTAGGGTGAAAAAAAGTACACCAACCTGTGGATTTAATACCCGCCTTTGGCAGCAACAACCTTAACCTGTCatagtctgtgttttttttttttttttttagtttaataaCAGTTTTGATCATCTTAGTTTCCCATGTTGtgacttaaagctcaagtgtcataaaattgatgatttttggtatattattaatgaaaaacccacagccaatatgggccaatgcgttttttcacttttgacgtataaagctttttgtaactcctgccatgaaaatcctctcgagggatttgttttcgagaagaagcaggaagtgacgtaaaggacagcggtggCCCCaaatggacttgtttgtttccattagttttacctccgggaaggtagctcgtcgtttcttcgtgttagccaaaatggcggctcattgcattgctggacattgcttgaacactcgggagaatggaattacccttcataagtttgaaagagaccctgttcattgtgaaaaatggattgcacaagtgcagaggacgagagcttcgtgggttccaaataacaggtatgcgtgtatacagctactaaagaaaaaaatagtttggggcggaccatgtaatcggtctctcgcataacatagcaaaagatccgtgtatgaaatgtgttgatgtgcgcatacagctactaaaaaatataatagtttggggcggaccatgaaTCCGTCTCTCtcataaagtaacaaaagatccgtgtatgaaatgtgtcgatgtgtgcgtcgcccagccaacaatgtctcactcagcctgcaacatagctcggctccaccccctccttatatagcacggcgggccgaaactcagccacaccggctgaggcgccgcgttcggcggtcacatcttccgcgaaggctgcgcgtcggactttgcgacgggggcggctctgaacaacccagccgagaatgcgttacacagtcgcgtgcgagcatgaagcacgccggctcgactgtgaacacaaagcggcaccgctcggctccgtcataaataacaccggccggctgcgatgaagcgcgatggctcatctccgccgcggaagtggatcggacgggatgcggtttggctgtgacggcatatcatctgaatatggctcgaaacaatagtgtaatattgcctcggtaacttcactcggttgtttggtgttgtccttttcaaaaagagcttccgtgtcagaaggggcgttggaaaaatctgaatatctctgctgttcggcttccatagtagcaggcactgcgcgtttttaACGGCCGAAGtgatgatgacgtcaaggacagatgacgcgactaatatcactcaattgcgcaactttgtgcatggatgatgcgcactccgctcactttttttccgtattgacattgaagtgaatactgttatatgtatttttcattacaatatctattttagaatgtttatagggatgtcacccccactttaagcagtacggcggatcagctggtaaagctatggcctcacagttctgagccgccgtcaatcccagccccacctgtgtggagtgcaTGTTCTCTCCCATGCCTGCATTgatttttctccgggcactcttgtttcctcccacatccccaaaacatgcaatattgattggacactctaaaatgtctgtagatgtgattgtaagtgttgctgtttgtctcaatgcgccctgcgattggctggtgaccagttcagggtgtaccccgcctcctccccgttgacaactgcgataggctccagcactccctgcgaccctcgtgaggataagcggctaagaaaatggatgtatgtttgTGACTTActgtagttttactttttttccccctctgtctCCTGTCTGTCCCTCATTTTGTTCATCTGCTCTGCCCCTCCCCCCTTTGTGGCAATCTATCAGCTCTTTACTTCCGAATTTCTATTGGCTCATTCTCTGTTCATTGTCAAATATCACATACTGTATACTATTGTATGTCATATTTTCTGTTGCCTGTCATCTTTGGTGGTGAGCTCCCCATTTTTCACTATGCTCCAGTCTTTGGGCTGGCAATTTAATACTTATGAACCTGGTATAAAGTCACTCATGGTATAATGGTacatttgcctgactttggttcaGGCAGCGTGGGTCAGTTCCCACTCAGAGATGTTATCTCCATGGGCCCTGAGACTTGCCActccagggtgtagtctaccttttgccctaagtcagctgggataggctccagtgccctGCGACCCTAATTGGAATAAGTGGTCTTGAAAATGGGCTGAAGCTGCTACACCGTGCCTTTGTTTGTAGTAAATACTCTTGAAATTCCCttgagcttctgctttccatgcTTGTTTATGTGCAGTTGAGGCCACATTTTTCCTGCACGCCACCTTGACAAACAGACCTGCCCAAATGTAAAAGAATGAACCGAGTAAAACTGAGACCCAACCAGATGCGGCATTGGTCTTCACACAATGTGACTGACTCATCTTCACCATCAACCTGCTTCTTTGaggcatctatctatctatctatctatctatctatctatctatctatctatctatctatctatctatctatctatctatctatctatctatatctatctatctatctatctatctatctatctatctatctatctatctatctatatctatctatctatctatcttcttagctgcttatcctcacaagggtcacgggagtgctagagcctatcccagctgtcaacaggcaggaggcggggtgcaccctgaactcattgccatccaattgcagggcgcatagagacaaatagccgcactcacaatcacacccagggccaatttagagtgtccaattgatgttgcatgtttttgggatgtgggcagaaatcagagtcttcttcttcttcttcttcttttcctttcggcttgtcccgttaggggtcgccacagcgtgtcatcttttgccatcttagcctatctcctgcatcttcctctctaaccccaactgccctcatgtcttccctcaccacatccataaaccttctctttggtcttcctctcgctcttttgcctgggagctccatcctcagcatccttctaccaatatactcactctctcgcctctgaacatgtccaaaccatcgaagtctgctctctcgaatcttgtctccaaaacatccaactttggctgaccctctaatgagctcatttctaatcctatccaacctgctcactccgagggagaacctcaacatcttcatttctgccacctccagttcagcttcctgttgtttcttcagtgccaccgtctctaatccgtacatcatggccagcctcaccactgttttgtaaactttgcccttcatcctagcagacactcttctgtcacataacacaccagacacctttcgccagctgttccaacctgcttggacccgtttcttcacttcctgaccacactctccattgctctgtattgttgaccccaagtatttgaagtcgtccaccctcgctatctcttctccctgtagcctcactcttccccctctacttttctcattcacccacatatattctgttttacttcggctaatcttcattcctctcctttccagtgcatgtctccatctttccaattgttcctctgcatgctccctgctttcactgcatatgacaatatcatctgcgaacatcatggtccaaggggattccagtctaacctcatctgtcagcctatccattaccactgcaaacaggaaggggctcagagctgatccctgatgcagtcccacctccaccttaaattcctctgtcacacctaaggcacatctcaccattgttctgctgccatcatacatgtcctgtactgttttaacatacttctctgccacaccagacttacgcatgcagtaccacagttcctctcttggtactctgtcataggctttctctagatccacaaagacacaatgtagctccttctgaccttctctgtacttttccacgagcatcctcaaggcaaataatgcatctgaggtactctttctaggcatgaaaccatactgttgctcgcagatacttacttctgtcctgagtctagcctccactactctttcccataacttcattgtgtggctcatcaactttattcctctatagttcccccagctctgaacatcccctttgttcttaaaaatgggaactagaacacttttcctccattcttcaggcatcttttcgcccactagtattctgttgaataagttggtcaaaaactccacagccatctctccaaattgcttccatacctctaccagtatgtcatcaggaccaactgccttcccatttttcatcctttgtagtgcctttctgacttcccccttagtaatcatttccacttcctggtccttcactcttgcctcttcaactcttccttctctctcattttcttcattcatcaacttctcaaagtattctttccatctatttagcacattaccggcaccagtcaacacatttccatctctatccttaatcaccctaaccttctgcacatccttcccatctctatccctctgtctggccaacctgtagggatccttttctccttctttcgtgtccaacctggtgtacatgtcttcatatgcctcttgtttagcctttgccacctctacctttgccctacgtcgcatctcgatgtactcctttcgcctctcctcagtcctctcagtatcccacttcttcttcgctaatctctttccttgtatgactccctgtattttggggttctaccaccaagtctccttctcccctttcctaccagatgacacaccaagtactctcctgcctgtctctctgatcaccttggctgtcatcgtccagtcttccgggagcttcggttgtccatcgagagcctgtctcacctctttccggaaggccgcacaatattattcctttctcagcttccaccacatggttctctgctctacctttgtcttcttaatcttcctacccaccaccagaatcatcctacatactaccatcctatgctgtcgagctacactctcccctaccactactttacagtcagtaacctccttcagattacatcgtctgcacaaaatataatctacctgcgtggttctaccgccgctcttgtaggtcactatatgttcctccctcttttggaaataagtgttcactacagccatctccatcctttttgcaaagtctaccaccatctgcccttcaaagttcctttcctggatgccgtacttacccatcacttcttcatcgcccctgtttcctttaccaatatgtccattacaatctgcaccaatcacaactctctccctgtctgggatgctcagaactacttcatctagttccttccagaatttctctttcaactctaggtcacatcctacctgtggtgcatagccgctaaccacattatacataacaccctcaatttcaaattttagtctcatcactcgatctgatactcttttcacctccaagacatttttagccagctcttcctttaaaataacccctactccatttctcttcccatctactccgtggtagaataatttaaaccctgctcccaaacttctagcctgactacctttccacctgctctcttggatgcacagaatatcaacctttctcctaatcatcatgtcaaccaactcctgagcttttcctgtcatagtcccaacattcaaagtccctacactcagttgtaggctctgtgcattcctctttttcttctgacgctggatccggtttcctcctcttctttgtcttcgacccacagtagctgaatttccaccgacgccctgcaggttagcagtgccgggggcgggcgttgttaacccgggccacgaccgatccggtatgggattctttagatgaacgctcatatttatttggcacagtttttacgccggatgcccttcctgacgcaaccctctgcatttatccgggcttgggactggcctacagattgcactggtttgtgcccccatagggctgcattgtggGCAGAaatcagagtacccggagaaaacccgcatgTGCGGAGttatcatgttctccccgtgcctgcgtgggttttctcttgggacttcggtttcctcccacacacccccccctccaaaaaaaaaaaaaacatgcgttaattggagtttctaaattgccccgaggtgtgattgtgagtgtgcctgtctgtctccatgtgccctgggattggctggcaaccagtttagggtggaccttgcctcttgcccgatgacaattgggataggctccagcactcccgtgaccctagtgaggataagtagcaaagaaaatcgttgcatggatggatggatggacattgatACAAACTGCTTATCTTTTGTGtaaacattttgtgaaaattacaatgtaaatattttcttttcaggaaagtgcaaaatcaatcatttgtgttcattttagGAATTGAAGGCTACCAATAGTGATAGTTGGACCAGTGTCACTGTTTCTGGTATAAAAACACAGCCTGGGAAAGCCTGTTTAAATGTCGCTGGAGAAATACATATCTGTCCGGTAGGGGACGGTAATGCACCTGAAAGCTGGTTTgtcaacagtttaaaaaaaaaaaaaaaaaaaaaaaaaaaccttcacacGAAGGAGAAGAAGTCAGTTGGGGCTAAAAATGGACCTGCTGAACGTCAGTACTCCGCAGTTTGTGGAGTCTGGCGCTCAAAACAACATTGGTAGTGCCCCTTTAGCGACTTTTGCTACGGACCCAGATAAAgtaataaacattaaaactgatAGTACCCAGGTTGGAGGTGAGTCTTGCCTAAAACGGGGCAATTCAGTCGTTTGTCATCGACTTGACGACCGACGTTGGCTTTCATGCTAACTGGCAGGCTAGCCTCGTTGCATTCAGTATCATTAGCTAGACGTGCTATGGTCACAATTTTAACCATGTCGAAGCAATGTCGATGATAgcgtgaattaaaaaaagaaggttCATGTTCACCGATGGGTTGCGGTGTCTAAAGACCTGCTggtcctccccctccccctaaTCCAACAAAACTGTTAACAGACAGCAGACCCATTGGGCTGTTGGAGCAGT
This portion of the Syngnathoides biaculeatus isolate LvHL_M chromosome 10, ASM1980259v1, whole genome shotgun sequence genome encodes:
- the gnrh2 gene encoding progonadoliberin-2; translation: MSLCGMALLLGLLLCIEAPQSNGQHWSHGWYPGGKRDLDSFGASEISEEIKLCEGGECSYLRPQRRSTLKAILLDILTRELQKTK